In Calliopsis andreniformis isolate RMS-2024a chromosome 9, iyCalAndr_principal, whole genome shotgun sequence, the genomic window TAACTTCATGTTACGAAAaaagtatgtacatacataggtTGTGAAAATAAAAGCACAAAATTGTTGCAACAAAGCTATACAAATTAGTTCGTATATAAATGTGGTTAAAATAGGTTAAAATAGCTAGTTTTGTGATACAGTGAAATTGCTATAAATAAAAGTTCACGCGAATCCACCGGTAGACCAACGTACTCCAAAACAAAATGTTCTCACAGACGGTATTTTCAAATcaattctattaatttcttagtAACATATAATACTAAGTTAACATTAGTTTATATGAGAATAGTAAAAAGAAATCAGGGTAAACTTATggcaaaaatattattaaaaatcttTTTGATAAACATGGACTGGCTTAAAGAAATATAAATCAAGTGACTGAGTTAAAATTTGGacttacaaaaatataaaacaaatttatAACTTTAAACCTAATACTAATAAGCTATTGACAGCATAAAGTTATTGGATTATGCTCAACGCTAATTTATAGTTATAATTACAATCCTTTAACATATTGTATCTAATATTCTAGGCTCACACAGTGAGTTATCAAAAATAACATCTAGTTTTTGTAATATCATGCAATAAAGTGATAATGAGAACAAGAGGTAATTTTTATGTTAGGCAAAAAGCCTTCTAAACCATTACGAGATGCTAGAACTACCCCATTCTACACAAAGTAGTTCTTCAAGGAGTTCAGCCAAGGAAAGTCCTGAAGCTGGTCTTAGCTCTAGAAAACGGAGGCGTTCTCTTATAGATGAAGGTGAGACAGTATCGAAGAGGCTGCACAATGAAGAAGCAAAATTTGCTAAAAGTGTTGCTGGTAGAGAAGGGACACCTAGGTTTAATCGattcttaaattttttaattgaagaaaaaggaaaaaaatgtcTAGAGGTTCTGAAAAAAGAAGGAGTAAATATAACTAATATGTCCAGTATTTTAAGTAGAACAGGATCTAATGCTCCCCAAGCTTTTAAAGACTTATATAACCTTTGGTTTGATGCAGAAGGAAATAAAactcaatatttaaaaactcTAGAGAAAGAAGGAATAAATCTATCTAATATGTCCAGTGTTTTAAGTAGAGCAGGAGCTAATGCCGAAAACGCTTTTAAAGACTTATATGACCTTTGGTTTGATGAACAAggaaataaaacacaatatttaaAAACTCTAGAAAAAGAGGGAATAAATCTACCTAATATATCCAGTATTTTGCATGGAGTAGGAGCTAAGGCTAAAGTTGCTTTTATAGAATTATATAATCTTTGGTTTGATGCAGAAggaaataaaacaaaatatttaaaaactctAGAAAAAGAAGGGATAAATCTAGCTAATGTGTCCAGTATGTTAAGTGGGGCAGGAGCTAAGACTGCAAAAACTTTTAAAGATTTGTATGATCTTTGGTTTGATGCAGAAGGAAACAaaaaacaatatttaaaaactttagAAAAAGAAGAGATAAATCTACCTAATATGTCCAGTATGTTAAGTGGAGCAGGATCTAGTGCTGCAAAAGCTTTTAAAGATTTATATGGTCTTTGGTTTGATGCAGAAGGAAACAaaaaacaatatttaaaaactcTAGAAAAAGAAGGAATAAATCTAGTTAATATATCAAGTATTTTAGGTAGGGCAGGAGCTAATGCCGCAAAAGCTTTTAAAGACTTATATGACCTTTGGTTTGATGAGCAAGGAAGAAAAACACAATATTTAAAAACTCTAGAAAAAGAAGAGATAAGTCTAGCTAATATGTCCAGTGCTTTGAGTGGAGCAGGAGCTAAGTCTGCAAAAGCTTTTAAAGACTTATATGGTCTTTGGTTTGATGCAGAAGGAAACAAAAaacagtatttaaaaattctagAAAAAGAAGAGATAAGTCTAGCTAATATGTCCAGTATTTTAAGCGGAGCAGGAGCTAATGCCACAAAAGCTTTTAAAGACTTATATGATCTTTGGTTTGATGAGCAAGGAAAAAAAACACAATATTTGAAAACtctagaaaaagaagaaataaatcTAGCTAACATGTCCAGTATTTTAAATGGAGCAGGAGTTAATGCTACAAAAGCCTTTAAAGACTTATATGACCTTTGGTTTGATGAGCAAGGAAAGAAAAcacaatatttaaaaactttagAAAAAGAAGGAATAAGTCTAGCAAATATGTCCAGTATTTTAAGTGGGGCAGGAGCTAAGGCTGCAAAAACGTTTAAAGACTTATATGATCTTTGGTTTGATGCAGAAGGAAACAAAaggcaatatttaaaaattttagaaaGAGAAGGGATAAATCTACCTAATATGTCCAGTATGTTAAGTGGTGCAGGATCTAATGCTGCAAAAGCTTTTAAAGACTTATATGATCTTTGGTTTGATGCAGAAGGAGAGAAAAGACAGTATTTAAAAACTCTAGAAAAAGAAGGAATAAATCTGACTAATATATCCAGTATTTTACATGGAGCAGGCGCTAAAGCTGTAAAAGCTTTTAAAGACTTATATAGTACTTTTTTTGATGAGCAAGGAAATAAAAAACAGCATTTAAAGCATTTTGTTAAGAAACAAGGTTTTACAATACATAACTTATCAGGTATATTAAGTGGATCAGGAGCCAATGCTCGATATGCTTTTAAAAAGTTGTATAGTGTCTGTTTTAACGACAAAGGGAAAAGAACAAAACTTTTAGATGATTTCTATAATGCAGGTTTTGAACCAGGTAACTTATCCTGTATGTTATGTGGAGCAGGAGTTCATGCTTCTTCTATTTTAAATAGATTGCATAGTGTTTGTTTTGATGATCAAGGAGGAAGAACAGAGCTTTTAAATGACTTCTATAATGCAGGTTTTAGGTCAGGTGATTTATGCAATATATTGAGTGGAGTAGCAGGTAGTCTAGCAGAATTCCACGATTTTTGTTTTATAAGagaaacaaaaaaatatttgtgCCATTTTTTAGATGAGAAAGGTTTCACGCCAAGTAATTTATGTAGTATATTACATGGAGCAAGAGGTAATATTTATTCTGCTTTACGAGATTTTCATAATGTTTGTTTTGATGAGATAGGAAATAAAACACAGCTTTTAGACGATTTCTATAGGGCAGGTTTTACAATGAGTAATTTATCCAAAATATTATCCATGGCAGGAAATAATGCCTCTTCTATTTTagtaaatttttataaatcttgttttaataaagaaaattatttaaatcacTTTTTAGCTGAGAAAGAACTCTTTATACCAAAAAATTTATCTAAGATATTAGATAGAGTAGGACTTAATATTTGTTCTACTTTTGAAAAACTGCATAATCTTTGTTTTGATAAAGAAGGAAAcaaaacaaattatttaaataatcttaTCGAAAAtaaccagacgaataaaatacttaatatattatataaaaaagtTAAAAAAGTTCCTTCTACCTTGTTAGATGATACATTACTGCAACAACAAAATATTAGTAGGATAGAGAAaacaaaatagaaaaatatagaTGATCTTAGACCAATCCATTCCAAGACAAACGCTTTTGACAACAGCTGGTTTTAGTTGCTGAAAACGATTATGTTGTTTAAATACTTAACTACATCTATTACTAAATTGATAGTGGCttactaaaaataaaatctcAAAATATACGTAAAAATTACCTGCAGTATTAGTTTTACATATCATCATATGATAAACTCGATGTAGTTAGGTCTTTATGTAAAATAAATGGGGATTTTGTGCTAGAGGTAGAACATTCAACAAGTTATCTGAAAAAAGGGAGCACTAATTCGAAAGTAACTAGGCTGTTAAACAAAGTACAATACGCAAAACAAGTTAAGAAAATTTCTAAACTTAAACCTTATCGTATGTCTGATTCCTCGTTGAGTCATCAACATGATACTGCTAAAAGAAGTGACTTAAGTGATCGAACTCATCTTATAAGAGAAGGACCTAATGTTAATGCGAAAAATAGTAATGGTAGAACACCTTTGTATTTCGTTGATAAATATGGTCACTTAAGTGTAGTAGAGTAATAAATGAAGAAAAGATTGATGTTAGTGCAAAAGATGATAAAGGAGAAATTCCTCTATATTATGCTGTTAAGTATGATAACTTAGATATAGCAAAATATCTTGTagaaagatttaatattgaaaatggCTATACTCTCTTGCACTGGGGTGCTAAAAATGGAAACTTAAAATAATGAAGTATCTTGTACATGAAAAAAAGATAGATATAAATATTAGGAATGAAAAGTGCAATACTCCTTTACACTTGGCTACTGAAAAGGGCAATTTGAGTATAATAATTTACCTTATAggtgaaagaaataaaaataaaaatcaaagaaTTTTGAGAAAATTTTTTATGCTTTAAGTAAAAACTATACTGCTATTGAAATGGATAGAAACTTTGCTGCAATGAAAGCAGTGTATGAAATAGCTCATCAAACTCTATGTGAAATAGAAGAAACAAGTTATGAAATGCATACAGGATTTCAACGTGTCCTTGATAGTATAAATGAATTAAAAGTTGAGGACAAAATATCAAAAGTTGCTACTTTTGTGAGTGATTTTTTTACAAATGATATTCATACTGTAAATAAGCTCCCTTGAAAAGATCAAGGGCTTACTATTCCTAATCCTGACCATGAAGGAGTTAGTGACGAGAATAATGCAAGATTTGCTGCATTTCACACAGTGTATTATGGAATGCAAATTTATGTTTCAATAGTGTTTTTTGTGATTGAACAATATTCTTACCTTGCTGATGATTATTATCATACAGGTGAAATAGAaatatataatgaattttatagttTGCTTCAGGCAGCATTTGATGCTTGTAAAGGATTACTTTCAAACAATGGTGGTATAATCAAAAAGGTAAGTGATATACTAACCACAATACAAAATTTACCCTTAGTTAGAAGTGAAAGAAAAGATATATTTGAACTTCTGCTGGACAGAATTGTATCTCTCAGACAAGTTAAGGACAAGCTTGAAATGAATTTCAAAATGGAAAGATGGTGTGAAAGTAAGCTACGCAGTGCAGTATAGATATAACAGCACTTACTCACAAGTGAGTGAGTGGTCCAATTCTGTTGAAGTAAATGGAAAAGCAAATCTATTTCTTACAATACTAGCAGCAGGAGAAGAAGGAAGGAAAAGACTCATTTCTAGGAAATTTGATGATGGCAAGGTAGAACTAGTCGGGGTAATGAAAGAAAAAGATGAAACAAGCTTTAGAGACATCAGCAGGGATATATCTGATGCTGCATTAAGTTCAGATGAAGATAGAACCAGAGATGAAATTAAGGTTTTGCTGAGCAATGgtactaatataaatgaaactttTGATAATGAGAGGAAAGCAATTCATATTTCTGCACAAAGTAATAACTTTAATATTATGTTAGAGCTTTTAAGTTTAAAAGGAACTGATATCAATGTACAGGATGCAAATGGTTATACACCGATTTATATAGCTACTGAAGCTGGATATGTAGATTTTATTTTCAAGTTGTTGAAACTTTAATGCTAAGTAATAAAACTGGTATAAATGTAAAAGACAAAGATGATTTTACTCCTCTCCATAACGCTACATTCAGTGATTCTTCTACTATTTGTGCTTTATTAAATAGCAATAATATTTGACGTTAACGCAAAATCTGAGGAAGGTTTGACACTTTTGCATCTGGCAGTAATCAATAAGAGACATGCTGATGCAGCTAAAGTTCTACTAGAAAGTAACAGAGCTGACGTAAATGCTGAAACTAAAGGTAATTTGACAGCTCTCCACTTTGCAGCATCAATAGGCAATCTAGAAGTAGCTAAACTTTTAACGTAAACGCAAAATCAGCCAATAATTTTACGCCACTTCATTTTGTTACTTCACTTAAAAAAGACGATATTGCTTTAAAATTATTGAATGCACAAAGAATTGAAATAAATGCAAAAGAAAAAGGTGGTATTACACTATTACATATTGCAACAGTAGCAGGGCAGAAAAATGTAACCTCAACTCTGCTAGAAAAAGGAGTACCAACAGAAGAAAAAACTAAAGATGGTTTAACAGCTCTGCACTCTACTGCAACGTACAAGTATGAAATTATTCCTATTTTGCTTGACAATGGAGCAAATATAGAAGCAGTGACAGTTAATGGTTCAACATCTTTGCATTTGGCTTCTTTTGCTAGAAATAAGAACGCAATCTCAACTTTGTTAGATATGGGTGCAGATACTAGAAAATATGATAACGAAGGTCAAATGCCTATCCATTTGGCAGTTTTAAAAGGTAAAAAACAGAAACTGTGGAGATATTGGTAAAACATGGATCTTGCTCTTGTTAATATAACCAATAAGAATGGAGAATATCCTCTCCATTTAGCTTAATGTTaaagataaaaattattatacCCCATTACATTACACTGCTAGATATGGCCAATTAGATGTCATGCAATATCTTataaatgtaaaaaatgttgATTTTAATGTGAAGGGTGTTGATGGTAAAAGCTCTCAGCATTTGGTCACTGTAGGTGGTCACTTAGATATAGTTAAATACTTTGTTGATAATAAGGGTGTTGATGTAAATATGAAAGATAATGATGGCAAAACTTTTTTACATTTGGCTGCTGAAAACGGCAAATTGAACATAGTAGAATaccttaataataaaaaaaacgtTGGTATTTATGTAAAGGATTATAACGGTAACTGTCCTTTGCACTTAGCTGCTAAAAACGATAAGTTAGATatattaaagtattttataGATAAGAAAACATGCTCAAATTAACATAAGAGGCTATAGTGGAAAACATCTTTTGCACTTTGTTGCAGAAAATGGTAGTTTGGATGTGGTTACATATCTTGTAGATAAAAAAATTTGAGGGACAATTATGACAATATTCCATTGCACTTAGCTGTTTAGAATGATGCAACTGCGTTAAGTTGGCAGTACATTCAAGTTTACAATTTTACACCCTTCCAAAGAATTGTTATCTCATTACAGAATGGCTTAAATAATTGTTCTTTTCTTGCCCTTCATTGCtctataattaattttaattgctcACTTGTTGATTGCTCAATTGTTTAAGCCACCATTTATTGAATTACAACAAGTTTTATGCGTCGGTGTAACCTAGCAGACTGCATGCACGATTAGTCACGTCGGTGAGAATAGCATGATGATTTTTTAACAGATGTTTCGAAAACTACGAGAGCAGTTTTCAATTAAAGAGCAATCGCCTGAATCACTGCGCAATATGGTAGAGCAAGTTTTTGAGTTTTCATGTAGATGCGAACGTATAATCTGTATTAAAATTACTGGAGATATCTGCATGCGCGCCTGAAAGTTACTAGACTTCTGTTTCatacttttatttataaaatttgttgtTTATTGACCTAATTGTAGcttattaaggattgggcaaTTAATTCTAAGCAAAGAGCAATTTTTTGGTAATCTTAGTAGATCGGTTTGTGCAGTATTTTAGAAGTTTTGTGatattgaatgtttgaatgtttgttgCCAATTCACAAAAACTAGATTGTCAAAAAAAGTTTTTTGGAAATATCTCGAAGACTAAAAGTGAACAATTAAAAGCAATTAATGAGCAATTATGGACAATTAAAGAGCAATTTTTTACCtatgttttattaaaatcgGTTACTACTCTGAGCAAACTTCACATGATTTGGAGTTGATAATTGAAATGAACAGCTGGAAATGAGCAATTCCCTAGAATCGACTTATATGAAAAGGTAGTAGTAAAATAGTGACATTTTAGTGAAATCAACACGCTATTTTGAAATTCGGAACGCATTTGCGGCACTTTCAGCGGTATCAGCTAATTTCGGACTGCACCCAAAAAAGCTAAAAAGTAAAATTAAAGCATAATTAAGAAAGCAGAAGTAAAAGTAGTGCATTAGCATTTGAACTTTCGATGAAATAATTATATTCAATAACTGATCGTATTTGGCTTCTAATAACGCAAAGTACGTGAGATAAGTGCAAATGACAGTTATGTACCTTGTAATGAACAGGCTCTGGGTTCTCTAACCTTATACAGAAAAAACGTTTTTTCtgtcttaaatatttaaattgcatgcaatattaatactgattcatgcatttgaatttttttctttGGGTGTTGTTACGGGTTATATACTTATTGTAGATAATATAAAATGTACTTTTAGTGTCAATACGGCAAATTGCAGACTACTCTATCACGCATGCGTAAAACTTGAGATATGTCATAATCAGCTGATCAGATACAGATGAAATGGCGAGTATACGGCTGATTAATTTCGTTGTCAAATAACTGTCAAAGAAAGACAGAACGGACTCATTGTTTGTTCACAATATTGGCAATATTCTGGCAAATGTATACATAAATAATTGCGATACACCATCATGGCATTTCTCGAGGTTAGTTGACATTCCGTTTAAACAGTTAACGTTAATGTTGTATATACATTGCACACATAACCTCGTTTACGAGATGCTGATAATGGAACGTTTATTTTATAGTGGAGGCGCTTCAATTTTTTCGACCTTAAGAAAGAGGTGGATGAAGGAACAGTAACCAAGGCCCTTGGAGTGAGTTTCTTTcaattcaaatttaattttttaaagtttgaTGTTCAATTTAGGTTAAGTTACTGTTTTCTATGTGTATTGTACATTCTGTTGAACAGGATGCTCAAGTGACAGCAGCTACAAGCGGTAATGGTAACTTAGTTTTTGGAGACAACATGGGCAATGTGCATTTAGTGAACAGAACATACAATGTATCTACTTTTCGTGCATATGAAATCACATTGACATTAGCTCAACAAGTCCAACATTCCACATTTCTGTTTACCATTGGTGTTAGTATAATTAGAGACTTACTTAACCATGACAAATGTAATTGTTATCTTCATAGGAAATACATTTGTTTAGGAAGACGAACTAGGTTGTAATCCTACAATAAAAGTTTGGAACTTAGCTAAGCCAGACAAACAGGGCAATCCTACATGCGTTCGTATAAGTAGAGTTATACCTAGTTTTAAAGCGGTCCCTGCAACTGCTTTATGTGTACATAGTAGTCTTACATTAATGGCAGTTGGTTTTGGAGATGGGTCTATCATGCTTTATAGGTAAAAATACATTAGGCATAATTCTGTTAAAATTTGCTATGATGCAGCATGTTTAACAAAAGATTTTCTATTTTTAGGGGTGACTTAACTAGAGAaagaaagaataaaataaaggtACTGAAAGGTACTAATGCTTCCATTACCGGTTTAGCAATAAAATCTACAGGCAGACAGAATCATTTATTTGTTGCTACTACAAACAGTgtgtttttatataatattactGTTAAAGATAAAGAATTTAAATCTCCTTTGGATACTATGGGTTGTGCTAGAAAGTGCAGTGTCCTTACTGAATCCATGCAAGATAGTCACTTCATGATTGGCTGCGATGATGTAATAATCTTAAATATAATCCTGGAATAGCACATAAATATCTTTTTGTTGATACATTTGTTTTACATTAGGCAATTTATTGTTATACACCAGATGGTAGAGGTCCTTGCTACGCAGTAGAAGGTCAAAAAATAATGTTGGAATGGTTTAGAAGTTATTTAGTAATTATAGCAAAAGAAGCTGCTAATGTTCCAAGAAAAACGACTACAATTTCTGCGAAACCAATGTAAGAATTTCATACaaaatcattatcattatcttaACATGTAAGGGAAATTCTAtgaataaattatatttatttgtagTACTATAGAACCAATACCTCCAGGAGTTGATAAACATATGATCACAGTACTAgacatacaaaacaaatttattgtcTTCTTTGCATCGATGTTGACCGTGCAGGCAGTATTGTCTGAATGGGGTGGATTTTTTATACTCAGCGGTGACAATAAGCTGTATCACTTGGATGAAAAAGATTTACAATCAAAATTAACATTACTGTTTAAAAAGAATTTATATGATGTATCTATAAGGTAGGTAATTTGGATAATTCAAAATTAGTTACTATAAAAAAGAGTacgttatttcaatatttaatgcaATATTGCTTTTAGAATAGCCAAAAATCAACAGTACGATGCTGAAGGTCTCGTTGATCTATTTCGACAATACGGGGATCATTTATATGCAAAAGGAGATCACAGTGGTGCGATCGAACAATACATAAAAACAATTGGCAAATTAGACCCATCATACGTAATTAGAAAATTTCTGGATTCTCAACATATCGATAATTTAACAACATATTTGCAAGCGTTACATAAAAATGGTCAGGCGACAGAAGATCATACTACTTTATTATTAAACTGTTACACGAAACTGAATCATACGGATAAGTTGAAAGAATTCATAATGGTAAAGAATCACTAACGCTAAAAAGGAATTTCTCTATTTTTGCAGCACACTAATTTTATATACTAATTTTAGACGAAAGATAGAGAAGTTGATTTTGATGttgaaattgcaataaaagtttGTCGTCAAGCATCACCAGAAGATGCCTTGCTTCTCGCTCAAAAACATGGTTTACACGAGTGGTATCTTCGCATTCAAATAGAAGACAAACATGAATATAAAAAAGCACTGGAATATATGGCGACTTTGGAATTTGAGGAGGTAAGTTTATATCTTCTTCAAATTCATTAGATACGTTTAATTCAAAATAATATTCTAGGCGGAGCCAAACATGAAGAAATACGGTAATATTTTGATAGAAAATGTGCCAAATGAAACTATGCAATTTTTAAAAACTTTATGCACTAATTATAGACCTTCCAATAAGCCACTTGTAGACCAGGtaaaaacaaataaataatagaAAACATATTTgtgtaatagaaataatttgaataatgtTCTTCATCTAGGAAACATTGGATGGTACCGTGGTTCAAAATATCGATAAAGCTAATCCTGAAGATTTTATTCATTTGTTTCTGAACAATTCAGAACGACTAGTGGAATTTTTAGAACATTTAGTAAAAACTGATACTAAGTTAGTATGTTATATTGAGTACTCAAACAATATGCTGTATTCTGTATTTCACAATTCAAATTATATGTTGATATAGGTGGAGTACTTTAGTTTATAACACATTGGTAGAACATTACCTTCATGTATGGTCAGCACTAGATAACGATGTAGCTAAAGTACAATATGAACAGAAAATTATGCGACTTTTACAAAGTTCTGAAGCGTGTTTTGATAAAGATCAAATACTAATTCTGTGTCATCAGCATAATTTTAGACGTGGTCTACTTTTCCTTTACGAAGAAAGAAAATTGTATGTAGATAATTCAATAATTAATTGTCTTTTGTTTAGACAACTTATTTTATAAGCAACATTGTTAACAGATACCAGGAAATATTACAGTTTCATTTAAGAGAAGGTGACAGTGAGCAAGTATTAGCAGCTTGCAAACGATTTGGTCATCAAGATCCAAATTTATGGATTCAAGCTTTATGGAGTGTTGCCAGAAACAAAGAAGCTCCCACTAAACTTCTTGCAGACATACTCACTTATATAGGTatgtttaaaatc contains:
- the LOC143183293 gene encoding uncharacterized protein LOC143183293 — encoded protein: MLSNKTAIIFDVNAKSEEGLTLLHLAVINKRHADAAKVLLESNRADVNAETKVNVNAKSANNFTPLHFVTSLKKDDIALKLLNAQRIEINAKEKGGITLLHIATVAGQKNVTSTLLEKGVPTEEKTKDGLTALHSTATYKYEIIPILLDNGANIEAVTVNGSTSLHLASFARNKNAISTLLDMGADTRKYDNEGQMPIHLAVLKGKKQKLWRYWLNVKDKNYYTPLHYTARYGQLDVMQYLINVKNVDFNVKGVDGKSSQHLVTVGGHLDIVKYFVDNKGVDVNMKDNDGKTFLHLAAENGKLNIVEYLNNKKNVGIYVKDYNGNCPLHLAAKNDKLDILKYFIDKKTCSN
- the LOC143183292 gene encoding uncharacterized protein LOC143183292 — protein: MLELPHSTQSSSSRSSAKESPEAGLSSRKRRRSLIDEGETVSKRLHNEEAKFAKSVAGREGTPRFNRFLNFLIEEKGKKCLEVLKKEGVNITNMSSILSRTGSNAPQAFKDLYNLWFDAEGNKTQYLKTLEKEGINLSNMSSVLSRAGANAENAFKDLYDLWFDEQGNKTQYLKTLEKEGINLPNISSILHGVGAKAKVAFIELYNLWFDAEGNKTKYLKTLEKEGINLANVSSMLSGAGAKTAKTFKDLYDLWFDAEGNKKQYLKTLEKEEINLPNMSSMLSGAGSSAAKAFKDLYGLWFDAEGNKKQYLKTLEKEGINLVNISSILGRAGANAAKAFKDLYDLWFDEQGRKTQYLKTLEKEEISLANMSSALSGAGAKSAKAFKDLYGLWFDAEGNKKQYLKILEKEEISLANMSSILSGAGANATKAFKDLYDLWFDEQGKKTQYLKTLEKEEINLANMSSILNGAGVNATKAFKDLYDLWFDEQGKKTQYLKTLEKEGISLANMSSILSGAGAKAAKTFKDLYDLWFDAEGNKRQYLKILEREGINLPNMSSMLSGAGSNAAKAFKDLYDLWFDAEGEKRQYLKTLEKEGINLTNISSILHGAGAKAVKAFKDLYSTFFDEQGNKKQHLKHFVKKQGFTIHNLSGILSGSGANARYAFKKLYSVCFNDKGKRTKLLDDFYNAGFEPGNLSCMLCGAGVHASSILNRLHSVCFDDQGGRTELLNDFYNAGFRSGDLCNILSGVAGSLAEFHDFCFIRETKKYLCHFLDEKGFTPSNLCSILHGARGNIYSALRDFHNVCFDEIGNKTQLLDDFYRAGFTMSNLSKILSMAGNNASSILVNFYKSCFNKENYLNHFLAEKELFIPKNLSKILDRVGLNICSTFEKLHNLCFDKEGNKTNYLNNLIENNQTNKILNILYKKVKKVPSTLLDDTLLQQQNIKVEHSTSYLKKGSTNSKVTRLLNKVQYAKQVKKISKLKPYRMSDSSLSHQHDTAKRSDLSDRTHLIREGPNVNAKNSNGRTPLYFVDKYGHLSVVDKNYTAIEMDRNFAAMKAVYEIAHQTLCEIEETSYEMHTGFQRVLDSINELKVEDKISKVATFAAFDACKGLLSNNGGIIKKQQEKKEGKDSFLGNLMMAR
- the Vps11 gene encoding vacuolar protein sorting 11 isoform X1 codes for the protein MAFLEWRRFNFFDLKKEVDEGTVTKALGDAQVTAATSGNGNLVFGDNMGNVHLVNRTYNVSTFRAYEITLTLAQQVQHSTFLFTIGEDELGCNPTIKVWNLAKPDKQGNPTCVRISRVIPSFKAVPATALCVHSSLTLMAVGFGDGSIMLYRGDLTRERKNKIKVLKGTNASITGLAIKSTGRQNHLFVATTNSVFLYNITVKDKEFKSPLDTMGCARKCSVLTESMQDSHFMIGCDDAIYCYTPDGRGPCYAVEGQKIMLEWFRSYLVIIAKEAANVPRKTTTISAKPITIEPIPPGVDKHMITVLDIQNKFIVFFASMLTVQAVLSEWGGFFILSGDNKLYHLDEKDLQSKLTLLFKKNLYDVSIRIAKNQQYDAEGLVDLFRQYGDHLYAKGDHSGAIEQYIKTIGKLDPSYVIRKFLDSQHIDNLTTYLQALHKNGQATEDHTTLLLNCYTKLNHTDKLKEFIMTKDREVDFDVEIAIKVCRQASPEDALLLAQKHGLHEWYLRIQIEDKHEYKKALEYMATLEFEEAEPNMKKYGNILIENVPNETMQFLKTLCTNYRPSNKPLVDQETLDGTVVQNIDKANPEDFIHLFLNNSERLVEFLEHLVKTDTKWSTLVYNTLVEHYLHVWSALDNDVAKVQYEQKIMRLLQSSEACFDKDQILILCHQHNFRRGLLFLYEERKLYQEILQFHLREGDSEQVLAACKRFGHQDPNLWIQALWSVARNKEAPTKLLADILTYIAQERLLSPLMVIDAISTSLSCTLGDVKTYLNSVLRTEHERTQADIELIEKYRSDTLKIREQIESIKNSTIIFQGSRCSACHHQLELPSVHFMCQHSYHQHCFERYSENENECPACLPNNKKLLDIIRAQEQSKDLHETFHSLLDRAEDPFSLVADYFGRGVFKKLMVITDTDKLLSTAAMKFEEPKINYGPGAEARIRLTEGKNSTLGKSETRRPHDNFPATADDRLRSFAKSDVYSSSMEANISNTGSGISTPRGNSSKASPVPIREARILNSSTPKSSPIQKTFVPPKTPIVPTNPFETDDYDESKNPFSGDKDDDDVDDDDDDDYNKNFNPFHQ
- the LOC143182760 gene encoding delta-latroinsectotoxin-Lt1a-like, yielding MKEKDETSFRDISRDISDAALSSDEDRTRDEIKVLLSNGTNINETFDNERKAIHISAQSNNFNIMLELLSLKGTDINVQDANGYTPIYIATEAGYVDFIFKLLKL
- the Vps11 gene encoding vacuolar protein sorting 11 isoform X2 → MAFLEWRRFNFFDLKKEVDEGTVTKALGDAQVTAATSGNGNLVFGDNMGNVHLVNRTYNVSTFRAYEITLTLAQQVQHSTFLFTIGEDELGCNPTIKVWNLAKPDKQGNPTCVRISRVIPSFKAVPATALCVHSSLTLMAVGFGDGSIMLYRGDLTRERKNKIKVLKGTNASITGLAIKSTGRQNHLFVATTNSVFLYNITVKDKEFKSPLDTMGCARKCSVLTESMQDSHFMIGCDDAIYCYTPDGRGPCYAVEGQKIMLEWFRSYLVIIAKEAANVPRKTTTISAKPITIEPIPPGVDKHMITVLDIQNKFIVFFASMLTVQAVLSEWGGFFILSGDNKLYHLDEKDLQSKLTLLFKKNLYDVSIRIAKNQQYDAEGLVDLFRQYGDHLYAKGDHSGAIEQYIKTIGKLDPSYVIRKFLDSQHIDNLTTYLQALHKNGQATEDHTTLLLNCYTKLNHTDKLKEFIMTKDREVDFDVEIAIKVCRQASPEDALLLAQKHGLHEWYLRIQIEDKHEYKKALEYMATLEFEEAEPNMKKYGNILIENVPNETMQFLKTLCTNYRPSNKPLVDQETLDGTVVQNIDKANPEDFIHLFLNNSERLVEFLEHLVKTDTKWSTLVYNTLVEHYLHVWSALDNDVAKVQYEQKIMRLLQSSEACFDKDQILILCHQHNFRRGLLFLYEERKLYQEILQFHLREGDSEQVLAACKRFGHQDPNLWIQALWSVARNKEAPTKLLADILTYIGSRCSACHHQLELPSVHFMCQHSYHQHCFERYSENENECPACLPNNKKLLDIIRAQEQSKDLHETFHSLLDRAEDPFSLVADYFGRGVFKKLMVITDTDKLLSTAAMKFEEPKINYGPGAEARIRLTEGKNSTLGKSETRRPHDNFPATADDRLRSFAKSDVYSSSMEANISNTGSGISTPRGNSSKASPVPIREARILNSSTPKSSPIQKTFVPPKTPIVPTNPFETDDYDESKNPFSGDKDDDDVDDDDDDDYNKNFNPFHQ